A genomic window from Exiguobacterium acetylicum DSM 20416 includes:
- the ftsZ gene encoding cell division protein FtsZ, protein MLHFDEMMDQVAKIKVIGVGGGGSNAVNRMIEHGVQGVEFIAVNTDAQALNMSQADVKLQLGAKLTRGLGAGANPEIGKKAAEESREQLTEILSGADMVFVTAGMGGGTGTGAAPVIAEISKEIGALTVGVVTKPFMFEGRKRMQHAVSGVQNFKEKVDTLIVIPNDKLLEIVDRNTPMLEAFKEADNVLRQGVQGITDLIAVPGLINLDFADVKTIMTEKGSALMGVGVATGEHRATEAAKKAISSPLLETSIEGAKGVLMNITGSANLSLYEVTEAAQIVQSAADEEVNLIFGSVINDNLEDEIIVTVIATEFENEPLDFEIPSAQEMMKNLLKKKQATPPPTEESKPQVEETPVSSNPEPAKAPDVEETMDIPSFLRRNNR, encoded by the coding sequence ATGTTGCATTTTGATGAAATGATGGACCAAGTAGCAAAAATCAAGGTCATCGGTGTAGGTGGTGGCGGTTCGAACGCCGTCAACCGAATGATTGAACACGGTGTCCAAGGCGTAGAATTCATCGCAGTAAACACGGATGCGCAGGCATTGAACATGTCACAAGCTGACGTAAAACTGCAACTCGGTGCTAAATTGACACGCGGTCTCGGTGCGGGTGCCAATCCGGAAATCGGTAAAAAAGCGGCGGAAGAGAGCCGTGAGCAATTAACGGAAATCCTTTCTGGCGCTGACATGGTCTTCGTCACAGCGGGAATGGGTGGCGGAACGGGTACGGGAGCTGCTCCTGTCATCGCGGAGATTTCAAAAGAGATCGGCGCATTGACAGTCGGTGTCGTTACAAAACCATTCATGTTTGAAGGACGCAAACGGATGCAACATGCTGTTTCAGGTGTCCAGAACTTCAAAGAAAAAGTCGATACGTTAATCGTCATCCCGAACGACAAGTTGCTTGAAATCGTTGATCGGAACACACCAATGCTTGAAGCGTTCAAAGAAGCGGATAACGTCTTGCGTCAAGGCGTACAAGGTATTACCGACTTGATCGCCGTACCTGGTCTCATCAACCTCGACTTCGCCGATGTGAAGACGATCATGACCGAAAAAGGTTCTGCATTGATGGGTGTAGGTGTCGCAACAGGCGAACACCGTGCGACGGAAGCAGCGAAAAAAGCGATTTCGAGTCCGTTGCTTGAGACATCAATCGAAGGCGCAAAAGGTGTTCTGATGAACATCACGGGTAGTGCGAACCTTAGCTTGTACGAAGTGACGGAAGCCGCACAAATCGTTCAGAGTGCAGCCGATGAGGAAGTCAACTTGATCTTCGGTTCTGTCATCAACGATAACCTCGAAGATGAAATCATCGTTACAGTCATCGCGACAGAGTTCGAAAACGAACCACTCGATTTCGAAATTCCATCGGCACAAGAGATGATGAAGAATCTTCTAAAGAAAAAACAAGCGACTCCACCACCAACAGAGGAGTCAAAACCACAAGTCGAAGAAACACCTGTCAGCTCGAATCCTGAACCGGCTAAAGCGCCAGATGTCGAAGAAACGATGGACATCCCATCTTTCCTTCGCCGGAATAATCGTTGA
- a CDS encoding cell division protein SepF: MRQSNIAPLHATKKTKSQVILSEPRVFNEAQEIGEHLRQNRAVIVNMQRMSKDQSRQMINFLSGVVFALDGTITTISQNTLLCVPNNVELAGSISNLLGEDDINHKGW; this comes from the coding sequence GTGAGACAATCGAATATCGCGCCGCTTCATGCGACGAAAAAAACGAAATCGCAAGTCATTTTGAGTGAACCACGTGTCTTCAACGAAGCCCAGGAAATCGGGGAACATCTTCGTCAGAACCGTGCTGTCATCGTCAATATGCAGCGTATGTCAAAAGATCAATCACGACAGATGATCAATTTCTTATCTGGTGTCGTCTTCGCTCTCGATGGAACGATTACGACGATCAGTCAGAATACCCTCCTCTGTGTTCCGAACAACGTCGAGTTGGCTGGTAGCATCTCGAATCTTCTTGGAGAAGATGATATTAATCATAAGGGGTGGTAA
- the pgeF gene encoding peptidoglycan editing factor PgeF — MFGQWIKWDTPTGTVRAAFTTKFAAPHENGNLGLHVNDDRDGVIQNRQVIARQLDLSLENSIWAQQVHGNHVEQVTTLDSGRGALDYETAIPGTDGLVTTDSNVLLMMLFADCVPLVFCDPTTGIIANTHAGWRGSVGNIVEETVKQMERAGASRSSIQMVIGPSIRDCCYEVDQPVIDAIDALELDETPYIRKEDGKAMLSLQKTNAALAERCGVGDVLDSGLCTHCQAEDYFSYRHGDHGGRFASLIVKESLDVNS; from the coding sequence ATGTTTGGACAATGGATCAAATGGGATACACCGACAGGTACCGTACGTGCCGCCTTTACGACGAAGTTCGCTGCCCCTCATGAAAACGGAAATTTAGGATTACATGTCAACGATGACCGCGACGGTGTCATCCAGAACCGACAAGTCATCGCACGTCAGCTTGATCTATCCCTCGAGAACTCGATTTGGGCACAGCAAGTTCACGGAAATCACGTCGAACAGGTGACGACACTTGACTCTGGGCGCGGTGCTTTGGATTACGAAACAGCGATTCCGGGTACAGATGGATTGGTGACAACTGATTCGAATGTTTTATTGATGATGCTCTTCGCTGACTGTGTTCCGCTTGTCTTCTGTGATCCGACGACAGGAATCATCGCGAATACGCACGCCGGTTGGCGCGGATCTGTCGGCAATATCGTCGAGGAAACAGTCAAGCAAATGGAACGTGCGGGTGCGAGTCGTTCATCGATTCAAATGGTCATTGGTCCATCAATCCGTGATTGTTGTTACGAAGTCGATCAACCCGTCATCGATGCAATCGATGCGCTTGAACTCGATGAGACTCCTTACATACGCAAGGAAGATGGAAAAGCGATGTTATCGCTACAAAAAACGAACGCTGCGCTAGCTGAGCGTTGTGGAGTCGGTGATGTCCTGGACTCAGGTCTATGTACACACTGTCAGGCGGAAGATTACTTCTCTTATCGCCACGGCGACCATGGTGGTCGCTTTGCAAGTTTGATCGTAAAGGAGTCATTGGATGTCAATTCTTGA
- a CDS encoding RNA-binding protein, producing the protein MSVYDHYRGSEREFVDSVLNWIDHVEATYTFKLTDFLDPREQQITQELVGSKCALFFEGGFEGAERKRAILAPDYYEYNADDFDISIYRIHYPTKFVELSHRQVTGTLLNVGLKRAKFGDVIIQDQVQFAVADEVATYIEANVERAGKTKIRLSRVEAEDRLKVKDQEWEETLGFVSSLRFDTVVSEILGFSRQKAQTLIKQGESKVNYKVVDDSSFMLEEGDLLSLRGTGRVKLIAILGSTKRDRIKLQYGILKG; encoded by the coding sequence ATGAGCGTATACGATCATTATCGTGGAAGCGAGCGGGAATTCGTCGATTCAGTCTTGAACTGGATCGATCATGTGGAAGCGACCTATACGTTCAAATTAACGGATTTCTTAGATCCACGTGAACAACAAATCACACAAGAACTCGTCGGTTCGAAATGCGCCCTCTTTTTTGAGGGCGGTTTCGAAGGCGCTGAACGTAAACGGGCAATCCTCGCACCAGATTATTATGAATACAACGCGGATGACTTTGACATTTCCATCTATCGCATTCATTATCCTACTAAATTCGTTGAACTTTCTCATCGTCAAGTCACCGGTACATTATTGAACGTCGGATTGAAACGAGCCAAATTCGGCGACGTCATCATCCAGGATCAAGTACAATTTGCCGTCGCGGACGAAGTCGCGACCTATATCGAAGCAAACGTCGAACGAGCAGGGAAGACGAAGATTCGTCTTTCGCGTGTTGAGGCGGAAGACCGTTTGAAAGTGAAGGATCAAGAGTGGGAAGAGACACTTGGGTTCGTCAGTTCACTTCGGTTCGATACGGTCGTGAGTGAAATTCTAGGCTTCTCACGTCAAAAAGCACAGACGCTCATTAAACAAGGTGAAAGTAAGGTCAATTATAAAGTAGTGGATGATTCAAGCTTCATGCTAGAAGAAGGTGACTTGCTTTCCTTGCGTGGAACGGGACGTGTCAAGTTGATTGCAATCCTCGGATCAACAAAACGTGACCGGATCAAGCTACAATACGGTATTTTAAAAGGATAA
- a CDS encoding YggS family pyridoxal phosphate-dependent enzyme, with amino-acid sequence MSILDNVQEVTKRMEQASEKSSSEKQVQLIGVTKSVSSQVASELLAAGVTHLGENRPDRLLEKQAELGRTACTWHFIGTLQTRKVRQIIDAIDVLHSLDRLHLAEEINKRTDRIIDCFIQVNVSGEESKQGIAPEDVPSFLHEIGQYPAIRVIGLMTMAPLTEDTTRIREVFRSLKTLQEEVKAKKLSYAPCMELSMGMSSDFEIAIEEGATFVRIGTTLVHT; translated from the coding sequence ATGTCAATTCTTGATAATGTACAAGAGGTTACGAAACGAATGGAACAAGCAAGCGAAAAGAGTTCTTCTGAAAAGCAGGTACAGTTGATTGGCGTGACGAAATCAGTCTCAAGTCAAGTTGCTTCTGAATTATTAGCAGCAGGTGTGACACATCTCGGTGAAAATCGCCCGGATAGACTACTCGAAAAACAGGCAGAGCTCGGACGAACGGCATGTACGTGGCACTTCATCGGTACGTTACAGACACGTAAAGTTCGTCAAATCATTGATGCCATTGACGTGCTGCATTCCCTCGACCGTCTTCATTTGGCGGAAGAGATCAATAAACGAACGGACCGAATCATTGATTGTTTCATTCAAGTCAATGTTTCCGGAGAAGAATCGAAGCAAGGCATTGCACCTGAGGATGTACCTTCGTTCTTACATGAAATCGGTCAGTATCCAGCGATTCGTGTCATCGGACTGATGACGATGGCACCGTTAACGGAAGATACGACGCGTATCCGTGAGGTATTTCGTTCATTAAAAACATTGCAAGAAGAGGTCAAGGCGAAAAAATTGTCGTATGCTCCATGTATGGAGTTATCTATGGGAATGTCGTCTGATTTTGAGATCGCCATCGAAGAAGGGGCGACGTTCGTCCGAATCGGGACGACGCTCGTTCACACCTAA
- the ftsA gene encoding cell division protein FtsA, translated as METKGTIAALDIGTSEVKLIVGELLGGTLNVLAEGSAPSAGVKRGVIVDIDQTVHAIKQAVTEVERTLGEPIGEVYVAISGEHIQVKDCQGMTSIKGEDNEITDDDVKDVLHSAMVMRIPNELSVVDVLPKTFTVDQQTEITDPRGMIGYRLEVTGKLIIGAKTILHSIKRSIERAGLELAGYVLESLAVSRIAASIDELELGVGIIDIGHETTTLSIYEKNDLVYSTTLPYGGDHLTRDLTYKMNCKYQDAKLAKEEYGVALEALGDPEEKVSYVTINGEHRFEPQSEIGFVLEARLEEIFEMIQKRMTQAGYAHMNSGLILCGGSSSLPGIDQLGKRIFKQSVNVYQPASLGIRHPKYAVAAGMLRYVLSRSAVSKSGFDRAEEKEVVAHGREQDALLMNEQATPVREERSTREQPPKEKKSFSSFFEKFFG; from the coding sequence ATGGAAACGAAAGGTACGATTGCCGCACTCGACATAGGGACATCGGAGGTGAAACTCATCGTCGGTGAACTACTTGGTGGAACGCTGAACGTTCTTGCTGAAGGTTCTGCACCATCCGCGGGTGTTAAACGAGGTGTCATCGTTGACATCGATCAAACGGTACATGCCATTAAACAAGCGGTCACGGAAGTGGAACGTACACTTGGTGAACCAATTGGTGAAGTATATGTTGCTATTTCTGGCGAACACATTCAAGTGAAGGATTGCCAGGGGATGACATCGATCAAAGGTGAGGACAATGAAATCACGGATGATGACGTGAAAGATGTTCTGCATTCTGCGATGGTCATGCGAATTCCAAACGAACTCAGTGTCGTCGATGTTCTGCCGAAGACGTTTACGGTCGATCAGCAAACGGAGATCACTGATCCTAGAGGAATGATTGGTTATCGTCTCGAAGTAACAGGGAAGCTCATCATCGGAGCAAAGACGATCCTACATAGCATTAAACGTTCCATTGAACGGGCTGGTTTAGAGCTTGCTGGATATGTGCTGGAGAGTTTAGCGGTATCTAGAATCGCAGCATCGATTGATGAACTCGAACTCGGTGTTGGAATCATTGACATCGGACATGAGACGACGACACTTTCCATCTATGAAAAGAATGATCTCGTCTACTCGACGACGTTGCCATACGGTGGCGATCATCTGACACGTGATTTGACGTATAAGATGAATTGTAAATATCAAGATGCGAAGCTCGCAAAAGAAGAGTACGGTGTTGCACTTGAAGCACTCGGTGATCCGGAAGAGAAAGTTTCTTACGTCACGATCAACGGGGAACATCGTTTCGAGCCACAATCAGAAATCGGTTTCGTGTTAGAAGCGCGACTTGAAGAAATCTTCGAGATGATTCAAAAACGAATGACGCAAGCCGGATACGCTCATATGAACAGCGGTTTAATCTTGTGTGGCGGAAGTTCTTCATTGCCGGGAATTGACCAGCTCGGGAAACGAATCTTCAAGCAGAGCGTCAATGTCTATCAACCTGCTAGTCTTGGTATTCGTCATCCGAAGTATGCCGTCGCAGCTGGTATGTTACGTTATGTACTTTCACGAAGCGCCGTATCGAAATCAGGTTTCGACCGCGCGGAAGAGAAGGAAGTCGTAGCACACGGACGTGAACAGGATGCACTGCTCATGAACGAACAAGCGACACCTGTTCGAGAAGAACGGTCGACACGTGAACAGCCTCCAAAAGAGAAAAAGTCATTCAGCAGTTTCTTTGAGAAATTCTTTGGTTAA
- a CDS encoding YggT family protein — translation MDSQVMYAIGRTLSTLLQYYSYVMIVYILLSWFPNARDSKFGQVLAMLVEPFLAPFRRIIPPIGGMLDISPIVAFLVLNLAQSGIRAIFLV, via the coding sequence ATGGATTCTCAAGTGATGTACGCAATTGGTCGTACATTGAGTACGTTATTACAGTATTACAGTTACGTCATGATCGTTTATATCCTGCTATCGTGGTTCCCGAATGCCCGTGATTCGAAATTCGGACAAGTGCTCGCGATGTTAGTCGAGCCATTCCTAGCGCCCTTCCGTCGTATCATCCCGCCTATCGGGGGCATGCTGGATATCTCGCCGATTGTAGCCTTCCTCGTCTTGAACTTGGCTCAATCGGGCATTCGAGCAATCTTTTTAGTATGA